The Saccharomonospora glauca K62 genome has a segment encoding these proteins:
- a CDS encoding PQQ-dependent sugar dehydrogenase yields the protein MPKLGRRTLTATSAAALFTALLLPQASAQTDEPIADPLPDAKVSGLGITVEKLFTLPESEPEVPPTDPRIQRWARINYLGELPDGSGRFYIPDLNGPMYVVDDGEIHEYLDLKAEFSPDFWASQGMGSGAGFITFHPDFEDNGKVYTVHTEARDALTDKEPDLPNRHESVVHSVITEWTADDPSANTFSGTRREILRLSFPTFIHAVQQIGFNPTARPGDPDYGLLYLAVGDGGAGVYSDVPQDLSVPAGKILRIDPLGDDSANGEYGIPESNPFVGRDDALGEIYAYGLRDPHRFSWDSRTGKMYLGSIGEHQVESIYEVRAGDNFGWSEREGPFVYKWASEGCAVYPLPPNDRRYGYTYPVAAYDHDAPEGYCSDVGRAVIGGFVYRGDDVPLLRGKYLFGDGVDGRLFYTNAHQMHRGVKDRTDLAPLYAMRIYDADGDVLTMRDLAGDERVDLRFGTDSEGELYILSKANGTVWKVTGAQWRKP from the coding sequence ATGCCGAAGCTCGGACGACGTACCCTGACCGCCACCTCTGCCGCCGCCCTGTTCACGGCACTCCTGCTACCGCAGGCGAGCGCGCAGACCGACGAACCCATCGCCGACCCCCTCCCCGACGCGAAGGTCTCGGGCCTGGGCATCACGGTCGAGAAACTGTTCACCCTCCCGGAATCGGAACCGGAGGTTCCCCCGACCGACCCGCGTATCCAACGGTGGGCCCGCATCAACTACCTCGGCGAGCTTCCCGACGGCTCGGGCCGGTTCTACATCCCCGACCTCAACGGCCCCATGTACGTGGTCGACGACGGGGAGATCCACGAGTACCTCGACCTCAAGGCCGAGTTCTCGCCGGACTTCTGGGCGAGCCAGGGCATGGGCAGCGGGGCGGGTTTCATCACGTTCCACCCCGACTTCGAGGACAACGGCAAGGTCTACACCGTCCACACCGAGGCCCGTGACGCGTTGACCGACAAGGAACCGGACCTGCCCAACCGGCACGAGTCCGTGGTGCACAGCGTCATCACCGAGTGGACGGCCGACGACCCGTCCGCCAACACGTTCAGCGGCACCCGGCGCGAGATTCTGCGCCTGTCCTTCCCCACCTTCATCCACGCCGTCCAGCAGATCGGCTTCAACCCCACCGCGAGGCCCGGCGACCCCGACTACGGGCTGCTCTACCTCGCCGTGGGTGACGGCGGCGCGGGCGTCTACAGCGACGTCCCCCAGGACCTCTCGGTCCCGGCGGGCAAGATCCTGCGCATCGACCCGCTGGGCGACGACAGCGCCAACGGCGAGTACGGCATCCCCGAGTCGAACCCGTTCGTCGGGCGCGACGACGCGTTGGGCGAGATCTACGCCTACGGACTGCGTGACCCGCACCGCTTCAGCTGGGACTCGCGAACCGGGAAGATGTACCTGGGCAGTATCGGAGAGCACCAGGTCGAGTCGATCTACGAGGTGCGCGCGGGCGACAACTTCGGCTGGAGCGAGCGCGAGGGGCCGTTCGTCTACAAGTGGGCCTCCGAGGGATGCGCGGTCTACCCGCTGCCGCCGAACGACCGTCGTTACGGCTACACCTACCCCGTCGCGGCGTACGATCACGACGCGCCGGAGGGCTACTGCAGCGACGTGGGTCGCGCCGTGATCGGTGGCTTCGTCTACCGCGGTGACGACGTACCGCTGCTGCGGGGCAAGTACCTATTCGGCGACGGCGTCGACGGCCGGCTGTTCTACACGAACGCGCACCAGATGCACCGGGGCGTGAAGGACCGCACCGACCTCGCACCGCTCTACGCGATGCGTATCTACGACGCCGACGGCGACGTGCTGACGATGCGGGACCTGGCCGGTGACGAGCGGGTGGACCTGCGGTTCGGTACCGACTCCGAGGGCGAGCTCTACATCCTCTCGAAGGCCAACGGCACGGTCTGGAAGGTGACCGGCGCCCAGTGGAGGAAGCCGTGA
- a CDS encoding LamG-like jellyroll fold domain-containing protein, which translates to MRATRGALALTVVLGTASVLPGLASAVPGDGGGTEAVFPPLRASLVAHYDFEHPLPGDPAKEVDLGRSGTTLELVNGGAGMRVRDGAHAGSRRSLETRQVSPTEAGNDDWKAGVFDVDGVESLRAFGSATEATVAGWVKVTGDLPAPDSTTPEEGDRYNAVGLAGVLSGDSDGHGVRALLELIEVDGELRLVALGRRLDGGESQTFAAAQDWRTLLPRGEWVFLTATFDFDDGTMALYRNGRPLPGFYTRDDDPWEVEGPPEPDRTSDTAPRGIKIGGSYPQNTEERNPCDCRFDSLMFFDRALTPAEVLKQYHWMTRR; encoded by the coding sequence GTGAGAGCGACCAGGGGCGCGCTCGCACTGACCGTCGTGCTCGGGACCGCCTCCGTCCTGCCGGGGCTCGCGTCGGCGGTCCCCGGCGACGGAGGCGGCACGGAAGCGGTGTTCCCGCCGCTGCGGGCGTCGCTCGTGGCCCACTACGACTTCGAGCACCCGCTGCCGGGAGACCCCGCGAAGGAGGTCGACCTCGGTCGCTCGGGCACGACGCTGGAGCTGGTCAACGGTGGCGCCGGGATGCGGGTCCGCGACGGAGCGCACGCGGGCAGTCGCCGGTCCCTCGAAACCCGGCAGGTCTCCCCCACCGAGGCGGGCAACGACGACTGGAAGGCCGGGGTGTTCGACGTGGACGGCGTCGAGAGCCTGCGTGCCTTCGGCTCCGCCACCGAGGCCACGGTGGCGGGCTGGGTGAAGGTGACCGGCGACCTTCCGGCTCCCGACTCCACGACCCCCGAGGAAGGCGACCGCTACAACGCCGTGGGCCTGGCCGGGGTCCTGTCGGGAGACTCGGATGGCCACGGGGTCCGAGCTCTGCTGGAGCTCATCGAGGTGGACGGGGAACTCCGGCTCGTCGCCCTGGGCCGCCGCCTCGACGGCGGGGAGTCGCAGACGTTCGCCGCGGCACAGGACTGGCGGACGTTGCTGCCCCGCGGCGAATGGGTGTTCCTGACCGCGACGTTCGACTTCGACGACGGGACGATGGCGCTCTACCGCAACGGACGTCCGCTGCCGGGTTTCTACACCCGCGACGACGATCCCTGGGAGGTGGAGGGCCCGCCGGAGCCCGACCGGACGTCGGACACCGCACCACGCGGTATCAAGATCGGAGGAAGCTACCCACAGAACACCGAGGAACGCAATCCGTGTGACTGCCGGTTCGACAGCCTCATGTTCTTCGACCGAGCACTCACCCCCGCCGAGGTACTCAAGCAGTACCACTGGATGACCCGCCGCTGA
- a CDS encoding ABC transporter substrate-binding protein, producing the protein MLRAPGGRRRSRVPLLLLAVLLTLTGCAGAGALAGGERTLVIAIVANPQMNDAITLSDRFEREHGVELKFVSLPENQARAKITASTATQGGEFDVVMISNYETPQWAANGWLTDLGPYLEANPDYDADDFIPSIRESLSYEGSMYAVPFYGESSFLAYRKDLFAKAGLTMPEHPTWQQIAEFAAVLDDDEAGIAGICLRGKPGWGESLAPLTTVVNTFGGRWFDEDWNAQLTSPEFREATKFYVDLVREYGEVGASSAGFSECGTRYAQGQAAMWYDATVMAGTNEDPASSKVVGKSGYVAAPVVETEASGWLYTWALAIPASTDNADLAWEFLSWMTDKDYVRLVGEELGWNRVPPGCRQSTYEIPEYRRAASAYADATLDGIRHANQDDTMTRPVPYDGIQFVGIPEFQDLGTRVSQQISAAIAGQQTVDEALRQSQSYAETVGESYRETR; encoded by the coding sequence ATGCTGCGAGCACCGGGCGGACGTCGACGGAGCCGCGTGCCCCTGCTCCTGCTAGCCGTATTGCTCACCCTCACGGGGTGCGCGGGCGCGGGTGCGCTCGCGGGTGGCGAACGAACCCTCGTCATCGCCATCGTGGCCAATCCTCAGATGAACGACGCCATCACGCTCTCCGACCGTTTCGAGCGGGAACACGGTGTCGAGCTGAAATTCGTGTCGTTGCCCGAGAACCAGGCGAGGGCGAAGATCACGGCGTCGACCGCCACGCAGGGCGGCGAGTTCGACGTCGTGATGATCAGCAACTACGAGACGCCGCAGTGGGCGGCCAACGGATGGTTGACCGATCTCGGGCCGTACCTGGAGGCGAACCCGGACTACGACGCCGACGACTTCATTCCCAGCATCCGTGAGTCGCTGTCGTACGAAGGCTCGATGTACGCGGTGCCGTTCTACGGCGAGTCGTCGTTTCTCGCCTACCGCAAGGACCTCTTCGCGAAAGCCGGACTCACGATGCCGGAGCACCCGACGTGGCAGCAGATCGCCGAATTCGCCGCGGTGCTGGACGACGACGAGGCGGGCATCGCCGGGATCTGCCTGCGCGGCAAGCCCGGCTGGGGCGAGAGTCTCGCACCGCTCACCACGGTGGTGAACACGTTCGGCGGGCGGTGGTTCGACGAGGACTGGAACGCGCAACTGACGTCCCCGGAGTTCCGTGAGGCGACGAAGTTCTACGTCGACCTCGTACGCGAGTACGGGGAAGTGGGGGCGTCCAGCGCGGGGTTCTCCGAGTGCGGAACGCGGTACGCGCAGGGACAGGCGGCGATGTGGTACGACGCCACGGTCATGGCGGGCACGAACGAGGACCCCGCCAGCAGCAAGGTGGTCGGCAAGTCCGGCTACGTCGCCGCTCCGGTCGTCGAGACGGAGGCGAGCGGGTGGCTCTACACGTGGGCGCTGGCGATTCCGGCGAGCACCGACAACGCCGACCTCGCGTGGGAGTTCCTGAGCTGGATGACCGACAAGGACTACGTGCGTCTGGTCGGTGAGGAACTCGGGTGGAACCGCGTGCCACCGGGCTGCCGCCAGTCGACGTACGAGATTCCCGAGTACCGGCGGGCCGCGAGCGCCTACGCCGACGCGACGCTCGACGGCATCCGTCACGCCAATCAGGACGACACCATGACGCGCCCCGTGCCCTACGACGGCATCCAGTTCGTCGGCATCCCCGAGTTCCAGGACCTGGGCACCAGGGTGAGTCAGCAGATCTCCGCCGCTATCGCCGGACAGCAGACCGTCGACGAGGCGCTGCGGCAGTCCCAGTCCTATGCCGAGACCGTCGGCGAGTCGTACCGGGAGACCCGATGA
- a CDS encoding carbohydrate ABC transporter permease translates to MTTTLSEKTTTSAPPHRNARRRGSGWKRRAPLLPALVFTIAVTQVPFLLTVIYSFQSWNLVRPGSQHFVGFDNYVDVLTDSQFRGAMLNTLLLTVVCVFVSMVLGLGLALLLDRAFPGRAVVRTLIITPFLILPAAGALLWKTTMFDPTYGLVNFVFGTDVDWLSEFPLASVMAQIVWQWTPFMTLLILAGLQAQSKEVLEAAQMDGAGRWRIFASVTLPQLARYLQLAALLGAIYIVNSFDAIYLMTQGGPGTASTNLPFYIYQRAFEGFDIGQSSAMGVIVVVLTLVIATFALRLMFRSFDVSGGVK, encoded by the coding sequence ATGACGACGACACTGTCCGAGAAGACCACCACCTCGGCGCCGCCGCACCGGAACGCGCGGCGTCGGGGGAGCGGATGGAAACGGCGGGCGCCGCTGCTGCCCGCGCTCGTGTTCACCATCGCGGTGACGCAGGTGCCGTTCCTGCTGACCGTGATCTACTCGTTCCAGTCGTGGAACCTGGTGCGACCGGGTTCGCAGCACTTCGTGGGGTTCGACAACTACGTCGACGTGTTGACCGACAGCCAGTTCCGGGGCGCGATGCTCAACACGCTGCTGCTGACGGTGGTGTGCGTGTTCGTGTCGATGGTGCTGGGGCTCGGCCTGGCGCTGTTGCTCGACCGGGCGTTTCCGGGCAGGGCGGTGGTGCGGACACTGATCATCACGCCGTTTCTCATCCTTCCCGCGGCGGGCGCGCTGCTGTGGAAGACCACGATGTTCGACCCGACGTACGGGTTGGTGAACTTCGTGTTCGGCACGGACGTCGACTGGCTGTCGGAGTTCCCGCTGGCGTCGGTGATGGCGCAGATCGTGTGGCAGTGGACGCCGTTCATGACGCTGCTGATCCTGGCGGGCTTGCAGGCGCAGTCGAAGGAAGTGCTGGAGGCGGCGCAGATGGACGGCGCGGGGCGGTGGCGCATCTTCGCCTCGGTGACGTTGCCGCAGCTCGCCCGGTACCTGCAACTGGCGGCGCTGCTCGGCGCGATCTACATCGTCAACTCGTTCGACGCGATCTACCTCATGACCCAGGGCGGGCCCGGTACGGCGAGCACCAACCTGCCGTTCTACATCTACCAACGGGCCTTCGAGGGCTTCGACATCGGCCAGTCGTCGGCGATGGGCGTCATCGTGGTGGTGCTGACCCTGGTGATCGCCACGTTCGCCCTGCGCCTGATGTTCCGGTCGTTCGACGTGAGCGGAGGCGTGAAATGA
- a CDS encoding RluA family pseudouridine synthase produces the protein MRRGRRPPSPLPQRDGLDAARIRLPARGPWETVRDYLVVKLNRLAPERIDEMLRQGRFVTLDGPVAPDAKFLPNALVWFHRELPDEVPVPFEIEVVYSDNDIVVADKPHFLATTPRGGHVRQTALVRLRHALGITDLTPVHRLDRVTAGLVLFVTRRELRAPYQQLFQQRLVRKEYEAIAPYDPDLELPRTVRSRILKKRGVLQAREVPGAPNAETHVDLLDHTDELGRYRLRPTTGRTHQLRVHMTSLGVPILGDTFYPEVRETAPDDFTRPLQLLAKVLEFDDPLTGERRRFESRRKLAAWSDFPAWLSGRA, from the coding sequence ATGAGACGTGGGCGCAGACCGCCTTCCCCCTTGCCGCAACGCGACGGGCTCGATGCCGCCCGCATCCGGCTTCCCGCCCGCGGGCCCTGGGAGACGGTGCGCGACTATCTCGTGGTCAAGCTCAACCGCCTGGCACCCGAACGCATCGACGAGATGCTCCGGCAGGGGCGCTTCGTCACTCTCGACGGCCCCGTCGCACCCGACGCGAAGTTCCTGCCGAACGCCCTCGTCTGGTTCCACCGCGAGTTGCCCGACGAGGTGCCGGTGCCGTTCGAGATCGAGGTCGTGTACTCCGACAACGACATCGTCGTGGCCGACAAGCCGCACTTCCTCGCCACCACTCCGCGCGGCGGCCACGTGCGACAGACGGCGTTGGTACGCCTGCGCCACGCCCTCGGGATCACCGACCTCACGCCGGTGCATCGGCTCGACCGCGTCACCGCGGGCCTGGTGTTGTTCGTGACCCGGCGGGAACTCCGCGCGCCCTACCAACAACTCTTCCAACAGCGCCTGGTCCGCAAGGAGTACGAGGCGATCGCGCCGTACGACCCCGACCTGGAGCTGCCGCGCACGGTGCGCAGCCGCATCCTCAAAAAGCGCGGCGTCCTGCAGGCCCGCGAGGTGCCGGGCGCGCCCAACGCCGAGACCCACGTGGACCTGCTCGACCACACCGACGAGCTCGGCCGGTACCGGCTGCGGCCCACCACCGGCCGCACCCACCAGCTTCGCGTGCACATGACGAGCCTGGGCGTGCCGATCCTCGGCGACACCTTCTACCCCGAGGTCCGCGAGACCGCGCCCGACGACTTCACCCGGCCGCTCCAGCTGCTCGCCAAGGTCCTCGAATTCGACGACCCGCTCACGGGCGAGCGACGTCGTTTCGAGAGCCGACGGAAGCTGGCGGCGTGGTCGGACTTCCCGGCGTGGCTGTCCGGGCGGGCCTGA
- a CDS encoding zinc-dependent alcohol dehydrogenase family protein, whose protein sequence is MRAAVVDQPGTVRVGDVPDPKPGPRDVVVKVGACGICGTDVHIADGHFPPTPYPIVPGHEFSGEIVEVGPEAPGGWAVGDRVAVDPSLFCGYCGPCRAGHGNLCDNWAATGDTVNGAFAEYVAVPADTCYRMPDDMTYAQGALVEPVSCAVHGVRRVGVEAGERFLIMGAGTMGLIMQQLLQRAGAHVTVVDRNADRLPRAKSLGAAAVAADAAELDGETFDVSVDCTGAAPAIEAAFDKLRRGGRLLVFGVAPEQDRVSLSPFRIYNDEITIVGSMAVLHSYGAALDLVAQGAVDSDALVTHSLPLERFPEALDLMRSGAGLKIQVVPGGE, encoded by the coding sequence ATGCGTGCCGCTGTCGTGGACCAACCCGGAACCGTCAGGGTTGGCGACGTGCCGGACCCGAAGCCCGGCCCCCGAGACGTCGTCGTGAAGGTGGGCGCGTGCGGCATCTGCGGAACCGACGTGCACATCGCCGACGGTCATTTCCCGCCGACCCCCTACCCCATCGTGCCGGGGCACGAGTTCTCGGGCGAGATCGTGGAAGTGGGACCGGAGGCGCCCGGCGGTTGGGCCGTCGGTGACCGGGTGGCCGTCGACCCGTCCCTGTTCTGCGGTTACTGCGGCCCCTGTCGGGCCGGGCACGGCAACCTCTGCGACAACTGGGCGGCCACGGGCGACACCGTGAACGGCGCGTTCGCCGAGTACGTCGCCGTTCCCGCCGACACCTGCTACCGCATGCCCGACGACATGACCTACGCGCAGGGAGCGCTGGTGGAGCCGGTGTCCTGCGCGGTGCACGGCGTCCGACGGGTCGGGGTCGAGGCCGGGGAACGCTTCCTGATCATGGGCGCGGGCACGATGGGGCTGATCATGCAGCAGCTGCTCCAGCGCGCGGGTGCCCACGTCACCGTGGTGGATCGCAACGCCGACCGCCTGCCGCGCGCGAAGTCCCTCGGCGCCGCTGCGGTCGCGGCCGATGCCGCGGAGTTGGACGGCGAGACGTTCGACGTGTCGGTGGACTGCACCGGTGCCGCTCCCGCCATCGAGGCGGCGTTCGACAAGTTGCGCCGGGGCGGGCGGCTGCTGGTGTTCGGCGTCGCGCCGGAGCAGGACCGGGTGTCGTTGTCGCCGTTCCGCATCTACAACGACGAGATCACCATCGTGGGATCGATGGCGGTCCTGCACAGCTACGGCGCGGCGCTCGACCTGGTCGCCCAAGGCGCCGTCGACAGCGACGCGCTGGTGACTCATTCGTTACCGCTGGAGCGTTTCCCCGAGGCGCTCGACCTCATGCGGAGCGGCGCGGGACTGAAGATCCAGGTCGTGCCGGGAGGGGAGTGA
- a CDS encoding DNA gyrase/topoisomerase IV subunit A: MARRKNSTTRVDPSAFDQAGARVFDNPVKTEIEDSYLEYAYSVIHSRALPDARDGLKPVHRRILYSMHENGYRPNHAYVKSSRVVGDVMGRYHPHGDTAIYDAMVRLAQDFSMNVPLVDGHGNFGSPDDGPAASRYTEARMSPEAMLLVGELGEETVDFRPNYDGSLAEPSVLPAAFPNLLVNGTSGIAVGMATNMIPHNLGEVVAAARWLINHPNASLDKLMEFVPGPDLPTGGQLLGLDQVRKAYETGRGVVRMRAKVTTGPIEGSRRQGIVVTELPYGVGPEKVIERITDEVNKTKRLTGIADVKDLTDRENGTKLVIECKVGVNPQALLADLYRLTPLEQSFGINNLVLVDGQPRTLGLKELLEVFLAHRYEVVTRRTRYRRRKREERLHLVEGLLIALLDIDKVIKLIRGSENAQAAKEGLMKRFKLSETQAAYILDTPLRRLTKYDKLELEAEQERLRDEIAELSAILDDEKVLKRVVSKELAAVAKEFGRPRRTSLIDGDLKEVLEASKPAGPLEVADDPCQVILSATGLVARTAAESEEAVEGRRRSGRARHDAIAAMVHTTARGQVLLVTNRGRAFKTDVLPLPVLPESSGTVSLRGGMTVRELVPLEGDERVVGLAPLGEQAEGSPGLALGTRKGVVKVCAPDWPVRADEFDVISLKDGDEVVGATWLTDGAETLTFVTSQAALLRYDASLVRPQGLRGGGVAGINLGKDAEVVFFGAVRTDDPEHGEPLVVTATGETVKVTPFSQYPAKGRATGGVRAHRFLKGENRLVLAWVGPRPVGSSKRGEAVELPEVDPRRDGSGAAHPGPDVVGRQIERP; the protein is encoded by the coding sequence ATGGCACGGCGCAAGAACTCGACCACCCGCGTCGACCCCTCCGCCTTCGACCAAGCGGGCGCGCGGGTCTTCGACAACCCGGTGAAGACCGAGATCGAGGACTCGTACCTGGAGTACGCCTACTCGGTCATCCACTCCCGCGCGCTGCCCGACGCACGCGACGGCCTGAAGCCGGTGCACCGCCGCATCCTCTACTCGATGCACGAGAACGGGTACCGGCCGAACCACGCGTACGTGAAGTCCTCCCGCGTGGTGGGCGACGTGATGGGCCGCTACCACCCGCACGGCGACACGGCGATCTACGACGCCATGGTGCGGTTGGCGCAGGACTTCTCCATGAACGTGCCCCTGGTGGACGGGCACGGGAACTTCGGAAGCCCGGACGACGGCCCGGCCGCCTCGCGGTACACCGAGGCCCGCATGTCGCCCGAGGCGATGCTGCTCGTGGGCGAGCTCGGTGAGGAGACCGTCGACTTCCGGCCGAACTACGACGGATCGCTCGCCGAGCCGTCGGTGCTGCCCGCCGCGTTCCCGAACCTGCTCGTCAACGGCACGTCGGGCATCGCGGTCGGCATGGCCACCAACATGATCCCGCACAACCTCGGCGAGGTCGTGGCCGCGGCTCGGTGGCTCATCAACCACCCGAACGCCTCGCTGGACAAGCTCATGGAGTTCGTCCCCGGCCCCGACCTGCCCACGGGCGGGCAACTGCTCGGCCTCGACCAGGTGCGCAAGGCCTACGAGACCGGGCGCGGGGTCGTGCGGATGCGCGCGAAGGTCACCACCGGTCCCATCGAGGGCAGCCGGAGGCAGGGCATCGTCGTCACCGAACTGCCCTACGGCGTCGGACCCGAGAAGGTGATCGAACGCATCACCGACGAGGTCAACAAGACCAAGCGACTCACCGGCATCGCCGACGTCAAGGACCTCACCGACCGCGAGAACGGCACGAAGCTCGTGATCGAGTGCAAGGTGGGCGTCAACCCGCAGGCGCTGCTCGCCGACCTCTACCGGCTCACGCCGCTGGAGCAGTCGTTCGGCATCAACAACCTGGTGCTGGTCGACGGGCAGCCGCGCACGCTGGGGCTGAAGGAACTGCTGGAGGTCTTCCTCGCCCACCGATACGAGGTCGTCACGCGGCGCACACGCTACCGGCGTCGCAAGCGCGAGGAGCGCCTGCACCTCGTCGAGGGCCTGCTGATCGCCCTGCTCGACATCGACAAGGTGATCAAGCTGATCCGGGGCAGCGAGAACGCGCAGGCCGCCAAGGAGGGCCTGATGAAGCGGTTCAAGCTGTCGGAGACCCAGGCCGCCTACATCCTCGACACGCCGCTGCGCCGGCTCACCAAGTACGACAAGCTCGAACTGGAGGCCGAGCAGGAGCGACTGCGCGACGAGATCGCCGAACTGTCGGCCATCCTCGACGACGAGAAGGTGCTCAAGCGCGTCGTCTCGAAGGAACTGGCCGCGGTGGCCAAGGAATTCGGAAGGCCCCGCCGTACCTCCCTCATCGACGGTGACCTCAAGGAAGTGCTGGAGGCCTCGAAGCCCGCGGGTCCGCTGGAGGTGGCGGACGACCCGTGCCAGGTGATCCTGTCGGCCACCGGCCTTGTGGCCAGGACGGCGGCCGAGTCGGAGGAGGCCGTCGAGGGACGTCGTCGCAGCGGCCGGGCGAGGCACGACGCGATCGCCGCAATGGTGCACACCACGGCCCGAGGTCAGGTCCTGCTCGTGACCAACCGGGGTCGGGCATTCAAGACCGACGTGTTGCCGCTGCCCGTGCTGCCGGAGTCGTCCGGCACCGTGTCGCTGCGCGGCGGAATGACCGTGCGCGAACTCGTGCCCCTGGAGGGCGACGAGAGGGTGGTGGGGCTCGCGCCGCTCGGCGAGCAGGCGGAAGGCTCGCCGGGACTCGCCCTCGGTACCCGGAAGGGCGTGGTGAAGGTCTGCGCTCCCGACTGGCCGGTGCGTGCCGACGAGTTCGACGTCATCAGCCTCAAGGACGGTGACGAGGTCGTCGGTGCCACGTGGCTCACCGACGGGGCGGAGACGTTGACGTTCGTGACGTCGCAGGCGGCGCTGCTGAGGTACGACGCGTCGCTGGTGCGGCCGCAAGGACTGCGCGGTGGTGGGGTCGCCGGCATCAACCTGGGCAAGGACGCCGAGGTGGTGTTCTTCGGGGCCGTGCGCACCGACGATCCCGAGCACGGCGAGCCCCTGGTGGTGACGGCCACCGGCGAGACCGTGAAGGTCACGCCCTTCTCGCAGTACCCGGCCAAGGGCCGGGCCACCGGTGGGGTGCGCGCACACCGTTTCCTCAAGGGCGAGAACCGACTCGTGCTCGCGTGGGTCGGACCCCGACCCGTGGGCTCGTCGAAGCGGGGCGAGGCCGTCGAGCTGCCCGAGGTGGACCCGAGGCGGGACGGTTCCGGTGCCGCGCATCCCGGACCGGACGTGGTGGGTCGCCAGATCGAACGACCGTGA
- a CDS encoding sugar-binding transcriptional regulator, giving the protein MSARNRSWPLLDTIEAATIAYRFYVRGETKLDIANDLGISRFKVARLLDKALEKGLVRIEFSLPAPMEIGVSEELRAAYGLRNVLVLERANRTESRPELRQRIGALAAQLLSDIATEDDVIGLSWARSVNVMTEHIRALPRCPIVQLCGVHARTDRRDRSVETVSRLAGVSGGEAYPIYAPLVLPDRRTTNILRRQPGIVETFRRFRDLTKAVVSIGAWQAGESTVYDALPEAERDSIARRGAIAEMTALLFDADGNALDTGLSHHVLAISHEELRRVPEVIAIGYTTPKAEAVDAVLRSGMVTTLVTDHDTALRVLELAERRPPRT; this is encoded by the coding sequence GTGAGCGCACGGAACCGTTCCTGGCCCTTACTCGACACGATCGAGGCCGCCACCATCGCCTACCGCTTCTACGTTCGCGGCGAAACGAAACTGGACATCGCCAACGACCTGGGGATAAGCCGCTTCAAGGTCGCTCGTCTCCTCGACAAGGCCCTGGAGAAGGGCCTCGTGCGAATCGAGTTCTCCCTGCCGGCCCCCATGGAGATCGGGGTGTCGGAGGAACTCCGTGCGGCGTACGGACTCCGCAACGTCCTCGTACTCGAACGAGCGAACAGAACCGAGTCCCGTCCCGAACTACGCCAGCGCATCGGCGCGCTCGCCGCGCAACTGTTGTCGGACATCGCCACCGAGGACGACGTCATCGGGCTTTCGTGGGCGCGGTCGGTGAACGTCATGACCGAGCACATCCGAGCGCTGCCCCGCTGCCCGATCGTCCAACTCTGCGGCGTGCACGCGAGAACCGATCGACGCGACCGCTCCGTGGAGACCGTCTCCCGGCTCGCGGGAGTGTCCGGCGGCGAGGCATACCCCATCTACGCGCCGCTCGTGCTACCCGATCGGCGCACCACGAACATCCTGCGCAGGCAACCGGGCATCGTCGAGACGTTCCGTCGTTTCCGCGACCTCACCAAGGCGGTGGTGAGCATCGGCGCCTGGCAAGCGGGAGAGTCCACTGTGTACGATGCGTTGCCGGAGGCCGAACGCGACTCCATTGCGCGCCGGGGCGCGATCGCCGAGATGACGGCCCTGCTGTTCGACGCCGACGGCAACGCACTCGACACCGGGCTCTCCCACCACGTCCTGGCCATCAGCCACGAGGAACTGCGGCGCGTGCCGGAGGTGATCGCCATCGGCTACACCACGCCGAAGGCGGAGGCCGTCGACGCGGTGCTGCGTTCGGGCATGGTGACCACTCTCGTCACCGACCACGACACGGCCCTGCGGGTCCTCGAACTGGCCGAACGCCGCCCACCCCGAACCTGA